The window TTCTTACCGTGATTCTAATAATAGGTGTGATGGGCTGGACCGCAATTGCAAAGCTGATTTACGGAAATGTGTTATCCATCAGTAAGAAAGAGTACATAGAGGCAGGCAGAGCGGCAGGGAAAAATAATTGGTCCCTTATTTTTACTGAAATACTTCCTAATGCTGCAGGACCTGTATGGGTGATCCTTTCCTTTCGGGTGGGAGGCGCGATCTTAACGGAATCAGGACTCAGCTTCCTTGGAGTAGGAGTTCAGGCGCCCAAAGCTTCTTGGGGGAACTTAATTAATGCCGCTCAGAATTTAAGCAATCTTATGCTCAGGCCATGGATGTGGATACCGCCCGGCTTCCTGATCATATTTACTGTAATAAGCTTTAATTTTATAGGTGAAGGGGTACGGGATGCCCTGGATCCTAAGATGAAATTGTCCTGATAAGGAGGTCTTCCTATGAGCAGGCCATTACTGGAAGTAAAAAATTTGGAGATCCAACTTAAAATATCAAACAAAGGAACGGTGAAAGCTGTGGATCGGGTGAGCTTTACCCTGAACGCAGGTCAGACACTTGGAATAGTTGGAGAATCCGGCTGCGGAAAAAGTTTGACGGTTTCTTCTATACTGGGCCTTCTGCCCCAGGGAACAGGAAGAATAAGCGGGGGACAGATCCTATATGACGGGGTGGATCTGGCAGGACTTGGCAGCAGGCAGATGAGAGAAATCAGGGGAAAGCACATTTCAATGATCTTTCAGGAACCCATGACCTCTTTAAATCCCGTATATACCATAGAAAAACAGCTGACCGAGATGCTGAGGGCCCATAGCAGGATCACCAGAAAACAAGCTTATGAGAAAGGGCTGGAGCTCCTTGGCATGGTAGGGATCCCGGCAGCAGCAGAGCGGATGAAGGCATTTCCTCATCAGCTGAGCGGTGGGATGAGACAGAGGGTGATGATAGCCATGGCTGTTTCTTCCGGCCCCAGGATTTTGATCGCCGATGAACCGACGACGGCTCTTGATGTGACCATACAGGCACA of the Lacrimispora indolis DSM 755 genome contains:
- a CDS encoding ABC transporter ATP-binding protein: MSRPLLEVKNLEIQLKISNKGTVKAVDRVSFTLNAGQTLGIVGESGCGKSLTVSSILGLLPQGTGRISGGQILYDGVDLAGLGSRQMREIRGKHISMIFQEPMTSLNPVYTIEKQLTEMLRAHSRITRKQAYEKGLELLGMVGIPAAAERMKAFPHQLSGGMRQRVMIAMAVSSGPRILIADEPTTALDVTIQAQILELMKELNQNLKTSILLITHDMGVIWEIADHVAVMYAGRIIEYAPVKELFTNPLHPYTRGLLRSIPRLDGEIKDLYSIEGTVPPLGDMPKGCRFSGRCPDCMERCKTQEPPPVEEGTHEVSCWKYVNV